The Mangifera indica cultivar Alphonso chromosome 8, CATAS_Mindica_2.1, whole genome shotgun sequence genome has a window encoding:
- the LOC123222783 gene encoding 60S ribosomal protein L32-1 isoform X2, translated as MAVPLLTKKIVKKRVKKFKRPQSDRKISVKENWRRPKGIDSRVRRKFKGCTLMPNIGYGSDKKTRHYLPNGFKKFVVHNVRELEILMMHNRTYCAEIAHNVSTRKRKEIVERAAQLDVVVTNKLARLRSQEDE; from the exons ATGGCTGTTCCTTTGTTGACTAAGAAGATAGTGAAGAAGCGTGTCAAGAAGTTTAAGAGACCGCAGAGTGACAGAAAAATTTCTGTCAAG GAAAACTGGAGAAGGCCTAAGGGTATTGATTCACGAGTTAGGAGAAAGTTCAAAGGATGCACCTTGATGCCCAATATTGGTTATGGCTCTGACAAGAAAACTCGGCACTACCTCCCCAATGGATTTAAGAAATTTGTTGTGCATAATGTCAGAGAGTTGGAAATTTTGATGATGCACAACAG GACTTACTGTGCTGAGATTGCCCACAACGTATCAacgagaaagagaaaggagattgTTGAGCGTGCTGCACAGTTGGATGTTGTTGTCACCAACAAATTGGCTAGGTTGCGCAGCCAGGAGGATGAGTAA